In one window of Zingiber officinale cultivar Zhangliang chromosome 11A, Zo_v1.1, whole genome shotgun sequence DNA:
- the LOC122031142 gene encoding protein STRUBBELIG-RECEPTOR FAMILY 3-like isoform X2, whose protein sequence is MGSEWRRPLHRELARCSVCYLKHNCNVRVINAANLGGQLGDALGNFSSIITIDLSNNNIGGGIPGNLPLTLRAFFLSANQFTGSIPDSLSKLTLLTDMSINNNKLSGDLPDAFSSLTGLINLDLSFNNFSGPLPASMGNLSSLTTFHMQSNQLSGLLNVLEDLPLKDLNIENNLFSGPIPEKLLDIPNFKKDGNPFNTSIAPSVAPPQSASPQSAPPQSASPPHHSGSRIPDTKHTNSSNEASSQENSGGGNNGKMSTLKVVAYVVVSVIITVVIILLIIFCISKHQVRKSNHDKLVKSQAGITGRRFNEPINEEHSAKTNNIVGQFAKGDHNDEEKENKHKIDVRETDLIILPPPPPPLLTPPPPPQLRHVEKLVAKPIAPGRHVSTSQINIPATSATSFSVAELQQYTNYFNEENLVRDGMLGKVYLAELSDGKLLEVLKLDNGNSRIPVDDFLELVLSISDLRHPNIAELVGYCAEFDQRLLVYKHFSKKTLDYVIHVGDDLNGKLSWGARIEVALGVARALEYLHRGCQPPLVHQNFEPANILINDKLVVRVTECGLSSLMSSNSVIQLSGRMCTSYSYEAPEVNDGGEYTDRSDVYSFGVIMLELLTGHKPYDSTRPRAEQHLVRWASSQLYDINDLKRMVDPSLAGRYSEKSLSCFADIISSCIQQAPEFRPAISEVVQDLIRMVKDLKAARN, encoded by the exons ATGGGTTCCGAATGGAGGAGACCCCTGCACAGAGAATTGGCAAGGTGTTCAGTGTGTTATCTCAAACATAACTGCAATGTACG AGTTATAAATGCTGCAAATCTTGGAGGACAACTGGGGGATGCTCTAGGCAATTTTTCTTCAATAATTACAAT AGATCTGAGTAACAACAACATTGGTGGAGGCATACCAGGAAATCTTCCTCTCACCCTGCGCGCATT TTTTCTTTCAGCTAATCAATTCACAGGCAGCATTCCAGATTCCTTATCAAAGTTAACCCTTCTGACAGACAT GTCGATTAATAACAATAAATTGAGTGGTGATCTGCCAGATGCCTTTAGCTCTCTCACTGGTCTAATAAACTT GGATCTTTCTTTCAATAATTTCAGTGGTCCATTACCGGCCTCAATGGGAAACTTATCATCTTTGACTACATT TCACATGCAGAGTAATCAGCTCTCCGGCTTACTAAATGTGTTGGAAGATCTTCCTCTCAAGGATTT GAACATAGAAAACAATCTATTTTCAGGACCAATCCCTGAGAAGCTATTAGATATTCCAAATTTCAA AAAAGACGGGAACCCCTTCAACACCTCTATTGCACCATCAGTGGCTCCGCCTCAGTCTGCTTCGCCTCAGTCTGCTCCACCTCAGTCCGCATCACCACCTCATCATTCAGGATCCCGAATTCCTGATACCAAGCATACAAACTCTTCAAATGAAGCATCCAGTCAAGAAAATTCTGGCGGTGGGAACAATGGAAAAATGTCAACTTTGAAAGTCGTTGCATATGTTGTTGTATCTGTCATCATAACTGTTGTCATTATCCTGCTCATCATATTTTGTATATCAAAACATCAAGTGCGGAAGTCAAACCATGATAAATTGGTGAAGAGCCAAGCAGGAATCACAGGAAGAAGGTTCAATGAGCCTATAAATGAAGAGCATTCTGCAAAGACAAACAATATAGTTGGCCAAT TTGCTAAAGGGGATCACAATGATGAAGAGAAGGAGAATAAGCACAAAATTGATGTGAGAGAGACCGATCTAATTATTCTCCCGCCCCCACCTCCACCCTTGCtgacaccaccaccaccaccacaactGCGTCATGTTGAAAAACTTGTTGCGAAGCCAATTGCTCCTGGTAGACATGTTAGCACTTCTCAAATAAACATTCCCGCAACATCTGCTACATCTTTTTCTGTTGCTGAGCTTCAACAATACACAAATTATTTTAATGAAGAAAATCTGGTCAGAGATGGTATGTTGGGCAAGGTATACCTTGCAGAGCTTTCTGATGGAAAG CTATTAGAAGTCCTAAAGCTTGACAACGGGAACTCAAGAATCCCAGTTGATGACTTTTTAGAGCTGGTTCTGTCCATCTCTGACCTAAGGCATCCTAACATTGCTGAGCTAGTTGGGTATTGTGCAGAGTTTGATCAACGTCTACTTGTCTACAAGCACTTCAGCAAGAAGACCTTAGATTATGTAATTCATGTTGGAGATGATCTCAATGGTAAACTATCATGGGGGGCTCGAATTGAGGTAGCCCTTGGAGTTGCAAGGGCATTAGA GTACCTTCACCGTGGTTGCCAACCACCACTTGTGCATCAAAATTTTGAACCGGCAAATATTCTCATTAATGATAAGCTTGTTGTACGTGTTACAGAATGTGGTTTGTCTTCACTAATGTCATCCAACTCAGTGATTCAG TTGTCTGGTCGAATGTGTACATCGTACAGTTATGAAGCCCCAGAGGTCAATGACGGTGGAGAATATACTGACAGGAGTGATGTGTACAGTTTTGGAGTTATCATGCTAGAGCTTCTCACTGGTCACAAGCCATATGACAG TACACGTCCTCGTGCTGAACAACATCTTGTAAGATGGGCTAGTTCTCAGCTATATgatattaatgatttaaaaaggATGGTGGATCCTTCTTTAGCAGGAAGGTATTCTGAGAAATCGCTGTCCTGCTTTGCTGACATTATAAGCAGCTGCATTCAG CAAGCCCCAGAATTCCGACCGGCAATCTCTGAGGTTGTTCAGGATCTCATTCGCATGGTTAAGGATTTGAAGGCTGCAAGAAATTGA
- the LOC122031142 gene encoding protein STRUBBELIG-RECEPTOR FAMILY 3-like isoform X1, producing MVIFTQVNDMNSKVILWVCLVVIFVLSHCYSFTDERDVAAINGFYVALGSPPLPGWVPNGGDPCTENWQGVQCVISNITAIVINAANLGGQLGDALGNFSSIITIDLSNNNIGGGIPGNLPLTLRAFFLSANQFTGSIPDSLSKLTLLTDMSINNNKLSGDLPDAFSSLTGLINLDLSFNNFSGPLPASMGNLSSLTTFHMQSNQLSGLLNVLEDLPLKDLNIENNLFSGPIPEKLLDIPNFKKDGNPFNTSIAPSVAPPQSASPQSAPPQSASPPHHSGSRIPDTKHTNSSNEASSQENSGGGNNGKMSTLKVVAYVVVSVIITVVIILLIIFCISKHQVRKSNHDKLVKSQAGITGRRFNEPINEEHSAKTNNIVGQFAKGDHNDEEKENKHKIDVRETDLIILPPPPPPLLTPPPPPQLRHVEKLVAKPIAPGRHVSTSQINIPATSATSFSVAELQQYTNYFNEENLVRDGMLGKVYLAELSDGKLLEVLKLDNGNSRIPVDDFLELVLSISDLRHPNIAELVGYCAEFDQRLLVYKHFSKKTLDYVIHVGDDLNGKLSWGARIEVALGVARALEYLHRGCQPPLVHQNFEPANILINDKLVVRVTECGLSSLMSSNSVIQLSGRMCTSYSYEAPEVNDGGEYTDRSDVYSFGVIMLELLTGHKPYDSTRPRAEQHLVRWASSQLYDINDLKRMVDPSLAGRYSEKSLSCFADIISSCIQQAPEFRPAISEVVQDLIRMVKDLKAARN from the exons ATGGTGATATTTACCCAAGTGAATGACATGAATTCAAAGGTCATCTTGTGGGTTTGTCTGGTGGTGATTTTTGTTTTGTCACATTGCTACTCATTCACTGATGAACGGGATG TTGCTGCTATAAATGGCTTCTATGTTGCACTGGGTTCACCACCTCTTCCTGGATGGGTTCCGAATGGAGGAGACCCCTGCACAGAGAATTGGCAAGGTGTTCAGTGTGTTATCTCAAACATAACTGCAAT AGTTATAAATGCTGCAAATCTTGGAGGACAACTGGGGGATGCTCTAGGCAATTTTTCTTCAATAATTACAAT AGATCTGAGTAACAACAACATTGGTGGAGGCATACCAGGAAATCTTCCTCTCACCCTGCGCGCATT TTTTCTTTCAGCTAATCAATTCACAGGCAGCATTCCAGATTCCTTATCAAAGTTAACCCTTCTGACAGACAT GTCGATTAATAACAATAAATTGAGTGGTGATCTGCCAGATGCCTTTAGCTCTCTCACTGGTCTAATAAACTT GGATCTTTCTTTCAATAATTTCAGTGGTCCATTACCGGCCTCAATGGGAAACTTATCATCTTTGACTACATT TCACATGCAGAGTAATCAGCTCTCCGGCTTACTAAATGTGTTGGAAGATCTTCCTCTCAAGGATTT GAACATAGAAAACAATCTATTTTCAGGACCAATCCCTGAGAAGCTATTAGATATTCCAAATTTCAA AAAAGACGGGAACCCCTTCAACACCTCTATTGCACCATCAGTGGCTCCGCCTCAGTCTGCTTCGCCTCAGTCTGCTCCACCTCAGTCCGCATCACCACCTCATCATTCAGGATCCCGAATTCCTGATACCAAGCATACAAACTCTTCAAATGAAGCATCCAGTCAAGAAAATTCTGGCGGTGGGAACAATGGAAAAATGTCAACTTTGAAAGTCGTTGCATATGTTGTTGTATCTGTCATCATAACTGTTGTCATTATCCTGCTCATCATATTTTGTATATCAAAACATCAAGTGCGGAAGTCAAACCATGATAAATTGGTGAAGAGCCAAGCAGGAATCACAGGAAGAAGGTTCAATGAGCCTATAAATGAAGAGCATTCTGCAAAGACAAACAATATAGTTGGCCAAT TTGCTAAAGGGGATCACAATGATGAAGAGAAGGAGAATAAGCACAAAATTGATGTGAGAGAGACCGATCTAATTATTCTCCCGCCCCCACCTCCACCCTTGCtgacaccaccaccaccaccacaactGCGTCATGTTGAAAAACTTGTTGCGAAGCCAATTGCTCCTGGTAGACATGTTAGCACTTCTCAAATAAACATTCCCGCAACATCTGCTACATCTTTTTCTGTTGCTGAGCTTCAACAATACACAAATTATTTTAATGAAGAAAATCTGGTCAGAGATGGTATGTTGGGCAAGGTATACCTTGCAGAGCTTTCTGATGGAAAG CTATTAGAAGTCCTAAAGCTTGACAACGGGAACTCAAGAATCCCAGTTGATGACTTTTTAGAGCTGGTTCTGTCCATCTCTGACCTAAGGCATCCTAACATTGCTGAGCTAGTTGGGTATTGTGCAGAGTTTGATCAACGTCTACTTGTCTACAAGCACTTCAGCAAGAAGACCTTAGATTATGTAATTCATGTTGGAGATGATCTCAATGGTAAACTATCATGGGGGGCTCGAATTGAGGTAGCCCTTGGAGTTGCAAGGGCATTAGA GTACCTTCACCGTGGTTGCCAACCACCACTTGTGCATCAAAATTTTGAACCGGCAAATATTCTCATTAATGATAAGCTTGTTGTACGTGTTACAGAATGTGGTTTGTCTTCACTAATGTCATCCAACTCAGTGATTCAG TTGTCTGGTCGAATGTGTACATCGTACAGTTATGAAGCCCCAGAGGTCAATGACGGTGGAGAATATACTGACAGGAGTGATGTGTACAGTTTTGGAGTTATCATGCTAGAGCTTCTCACTGGTCACAAGCCATATGACAG TACACGTCCTCGTGCTGAACAACATCTTGTAAGATGGGCTAGTTCTCAGCTATATgatattaatgatttaaaaaggATGGTGGATCCTTCTTTAGCAGGAAGGTATTCTGAGAAATCGCTGTCCTGCTTTGCTGACATTATAAGCAGCTGCATTCAG CAAGCCCCAGAATTCCGACCGGCAATCTCTGAGGTTGTTCAGGATCTCATTCGCATGGTTAAGGATTTGAAGGCTGCAAGAAATTGA
- the LOC122032348 gene encoding probable protein phosphatase 2C 64, which produces MGNIPTAAAAAAAATPPGALTRSGSTGRIGRRQARRNDEERREANQRGASIREDRLHALPGRIFSNEGRSCTASIYTQQGRKGINQDAMILWEDFGGNGGVLCGVFDGHGPYGHLVARKVRDALPLKLLSFLPGGGNRRKGVSLPCCGIGRRSDLPVQDPSFCVEEPLFSAWKEAFVRSYKAMDKELHSHSSLDCFCSGSTAVILLKLHSNLFIANIGDSRAVLGCRDDISGSLRAVQLTVDLKPDLPREAERIKKCQGRVFALQDEPEVPRVWLPFDNAPGLAMARAFGDFCLKDYGVISVPELFHWSLTEKDHFVVLASDGVWDVLGNEDVIEIVSSSPSRSLAAKVLVEAAAREWKLKYPTSKMDDCAVVCLYLDDKKDVSVSESLDNSSTSFIYPGNEDSKVETDEAQDSEPTLDRNFTVRNTRIAAALDEQGSECFKEDGNWSGLEGVTRVNSIVQLPRFTNDENEQ; this is translated from the exons ATGGGAAACATCCCCACCGCTGCCGCTGCCGCTGCCGCGGCCACCCCTCCCGGAGCTCTCACTCGTTCCGGTAGCACTGGCAGGATCGGGAGGCGTCAGGCGAGGAGGAATGACGAAGAGCGAAGAGAAGCTAATCAGAGAGGCGCGTCGATTCGGGAGGATCGGCTGCATGCCCTTCCGGGACGGATCTTCTCGAACGAGGGCAGAAGCTGCACCGCTTCCATCTACACGCAGCAGGGCCGCAAGGGGATAAACCAGGACGCCATGATTCTGTGGGAA GACTTCGGCGGCAACGGGGGCGTGCTATGCGGTGTGTTCGACGGCCACGGCCCTTACGGCCACCTCGTTGCTCGAAAGGTGAGGGATGCTCTCCCCCTCAAGCTCCTCTCCTTTCTCCCTGGCGGTGGCAACCGCCGCAAAGGTGTGAGCCTGCCGTGTTGCGGCATAGGGAGGAGAAGCGACCTGCCGGTGCAAGATCCTTCCTTCTGCGTGGAGGAGCCGTTGTTCTCGGCCTGGAAGGAAGCCTTCGTGCGGTCGTACAAGGCCATGGACAAGGAGCTCCATTCTCACTCCTCCCTCGATTGTTTTTGCAGCGGCAGCACTGCCGTAATCTTGCTCAAGCTG CATTCGAACCTTTTCATCGCAAATATTGGGGATTCCCGAGCTGTCCTGGGTTGCAGAGATGACATCTCTGGCTCGTTGCGTGCCGTGCAGCTGACGGTTGATCTCAAACCCGACCTTCCAA GAGAAGCTGAGCGAATCAAGAAATGTCAAGGAAGAGTTTTTGCACTGCAGGATGAACCGGAAGTGCCGAGGGTATGGCTGCCTTTCGATAACGCTCCTGGTCTAGCAATGGCTAGGGCTTTCGGAGACTTCTGTTTGAAGGATTACGGAGTGATCTCAGTTCCAGAGTTATTCCACTGGTCACTCACCGAGAAGGATCACTTTGTTGTTCTTGCTTCTGATGGC GTCTGGGATGTACTCGGCAATGAAGATGTCATTGAAATTGTCTCATCTTCTCCTTCTCGATCATTGGCTGCAAAGGTCCTTGTTGAAGCTGCTGCTCGAGAATGGAAGCTCAAGTATCCAACTTCAAAAATGGATGACTGTGCAGTGGTTTGCCTCTACTTGGACGACAAGAAGGATGTCTCTGTGTCTGAATCTTTGGATAACAGCTCTACATCGTTCATTTATCCTGGCAATGAAGATTCCAAAGTTGAAACCGATGAAGCACAAGATTCTGAACCCACATTAGACCGGAATTTCACAGTCAGAAACACCAGGATAGCAGCTGCTCTGGACGAACAAGGTTCAGAATGTTTTAAAGAGGATGGGAACTGGTCAGGCCTGGAAGGGGTGACCCGAGTTAACTCCATTGTTCAACTTCCAAGATTTACAAATGATGAAAATGAACAGTGA
- the LOC122032472 gene encoding uncharacterized protein LOC122032472, translating into MMPHARRSPTRNASSTSYLPSPLRLFITSPSISPGHFIKQKAGGLKPMVVLCFLVDQRRRVRSTKPAAGICSRCGACARVADMETATRFCYVPVHRKSWRAIICTFCGALLRSYYN; encoded by the coding sequence ATGATGCCTCACGCCCGGCGGTCCCCAACGCGCAACGCTTCCTCCACCTCCTACCTGCCCTCCCCGCTCCGCCTCTTTATAACGAGTCCCTCGATTTCTCCCGggcatttcatcaaacagaaaGCGGGCGGACTGAAACCGATGGTGGTGTTGTGCTTTCTGGTGGACCAGCGGCGGAGGGTGAGGAGCACCAAGCCGGCGGCGGGGATCTGCTCGCGGTGCGGGGCGTGCGCGCGGGTGGCGGACATGGAGACGGCCACGCGCTTCTGCTACGTGCCGGTGCACCGCAAGAGCTGGCGGGCGATTATCTGCACCTTCTGCGGCGCCCTCCTCAGATCGTACTACAACTAA
- the LOC122031577 gene encoding TIR-only protein-like — protein sequence MAASSMHRVVVPYRAGASRILARKTAPEFSKQCAAGVDVFLSHRGADTKSSVAGLLYDRLVQMNVRPFLDNRSMAPGEKLYESIDAGIRQCRVGVAIFSQRYCDSVFCLHELAMMVESNKKLIPVFCDVKPSELVVRGDATVHSPEDLRRYNRAIQEAKHIVGLNFDTKNGNWSELLSRTANIVLKCLEKETRSISEVCMHK from the exons ATGGCCGCCTCTTCTATGCACCGCGTCGTCGTCCCCTACCGTGCCGGCGCCTCTAGGATCCTCGCCAGGAAAACAGCTCCGGAATTCTCCAAGCAATGCGCCGCCGGCGTCGACGTGTTCCTGAGCCACCGGGGCGCGGACACTAAGAGCTCCGTGGCGGGGCTGCTCTACGACCGACTGGTGCAGATGAACGTCCGGCCGTTCCTCGACAACCGCTCGATGGCGCCCGGAGAAAAGCTGTACGAGTCCATCGACGCCGGGATCCGGCAGTGCAGAGTCGGGGTGGCCATCTTCTCCCAGCGCTATTGCGACTCCGTCTTCTGCCTCCACGAGCTGGCGATGATGGTGGAGTCCAACAAGAAGCTCATCCCCGTCTTCTGCGACGTCAAGCCGTCGGAGCTGGTGGTGCGCGGCGACGCCACTGTGCATTCGCCGGAGGATCTCCGGAGGTACAACCGGGCGATCCAGGAAGCTAAGCACATCGTCGGCTTGAACTTCGACACAAAGAACGG GAATTGGTCGGAGTTGTTGTCGAGGACGGCCAACATCGTGCTCAAGTGCCTGGAGAAGGAGACCCGATCGATAAGTGAAGTTTGCATGCACAAATAA